In the Euphorbia lathyris chromosome 5, ddEupLath1.1, whole genome shotgun sequence genome, one interval contains:
- the LOC136230213 gene encoding probable plastidic glucose transporter 1 isoform X4, producing the protein MLVATVFSYPVRPPVVLSSFRKPKLDPYRLCFSYRPLKLKVSAAKEPLPGELQTSLPVSDGGKSFQEENKDESVDFGWLPAFPHVLLASMSNFLFGYHIGVMNGPIVSVARELGFEGDPILEGLVVSIFIAGAFIGSISCGSLVDKLGCRRTFQVDTIPLILGAFISAQAHSLSEILLGRFLVGLGIGVNTVLLPIYISEVAPTKYRGSLGTLNSTGTCLGIIASLFLGIPSETDPHWWRTILYIAAVPAFALSLGMQFSVESPRWLCKVGRLDDAKEVICKIWGPSEVERAMENFQSVIKDDGSDAGSRWLELLEEPHSRVAFVGGSLYLLQQFAGINGILYFSSLTFKDVGVASGALASLFVGLTNFAGSLCASYLMDKEGRKKLLVSSYLGMAVSMLVAACAISFPVDEDLSHNLSVIGILIRYHVASKIITTDVEFLHTKKLSRGLREHGYMGMPLLRLRYFDWIGTSVDLQWWCWFFLHHNMDLDIQVCNFLVGLFFLNLIEIFGVAPVYSGFGSVSVLAAIFAYYFIVETRGRSLEEIEMSLNPNLPAKDKQ; encoded by the exons ATGCTCGTCGCCACCGTATTTTCTTACCCGGTCCGTCCTCCGGTTGTTCTTTCTTCTTTCCGGAAGCCTAAACTTGATCCTTATCGTTTATGCTTCTCGTATCGTCCTTTGAAGCTTAAAGTTTCGGCGGCAAAAGAGCCTCTGCCGGGGGAGCTACAGACTTCGCTACCAG TTTCAGATGGAGGGAAATCTTTTCAAGAAGAAAACAAGGATGAGAGTGTTGATTTCGGATGGCTACCTGCTTTTCCGCACGTTTTATTAGCTTCTATGTCAAACTTTCTCTTTGGTTATCACATTGG AGTGATGAATGGCCCTATTGTTTCTGTTGCACGAGAGCTGGGTTTTGAAGGAGACCCTATCCTTGAAGGACTAGTTGTCAGCATATTTATAGCAGGGGCATTTATTGGGAGCATAAGCTGTGGTTCTCTCGTTGATAAGCTTGGATGTCGGCGTACATTTCAGGTTGACACAATACCATTAATTCTAGGTGCATTTATAAG TGCACAAGCCCACTCCTTAAGTGAAATACTTTTGGGAAGATTTCTTGTTGGCCTTGGAATTGGTGTGAACACAGTTCTTCTTCCGATTTATATTTCAGAG GTCGCTCCAACTAAATATAGAGGTTCATTAGGAACCTTGAATTCAACTGGGACATGCCTTGGGATCATTGCATCATTGTTCCTTGGAATTCCCTCTGAAACTGATCCACACTG GTGGAGAACGATACTCTATATTGCAGCAGTTCCTGCATTTGCTCTTTCACTGGGTATGCAGTTCTCTGTGGAGAGTCCGCGCTGGCTTTGTAAA gtGGGGCGATTAGATGATGCTAAAGAGGTTATTTGTAAAATTTGGGGACCATCTGAAGTGGAAAGAGCAATGGAAAATTTCCAATCTGTAATCAAGGATGATGGTAGTGATGCTGGCAGTAGGTGGTTGGAACTCCTGGAGGAACCCCACTCTAGAG TTGCTTTTGTTGGGGGTTCCCTTTATCTACTACAACAATTTGCTGGCATAAATGGAATCCTTTATTTTTCATCATTGACTTTTAAAGATGTTGGTGTAGCAAGTGGTGCTTTGGCAAGCTTATTTGTTGGGCTTACCAACTTTGCAG GATCTCTTTGTGCTTCATACTTGATGGACAAGGAAGGGCGAAAAAAGCTCTTAGTTAGCAGTTATTTAGGAATG GCTGTATCAATGCTGGTTGCAGCGTGTGCAATCAGTTTTCCAGTAGATGAAGATCTCAGTCACAACTTATCAGTAATTGGAATTCTCAT AAGGTACCATGTGGCATCCAAAATCATTACCACTGATGTCGAATTTCTACATACGAAAAAGCTCTCACGAGGCCTAAGAG AACATGGTTACATGGGCATGCCATTATTGAGACTCAGATACTTTGACTGGATTGGTACATCGGTTGATCTTCAATGGTGGTGTTGGTTTTTTCTTCATCATAATATGGATTTGGACATACAG GTTTGCAATTTCTTGGTGGGTCTGTTCTTTCTGAACCTGATAGAGATTTTTGGAGTTGCTCCAGTGTATAGTGGCTTTGGGAGTGTATCGGTGTTAGCTGCTATATTTGCTTATTATTTTATAGTTGAAACTAGAGGACGCTCCCTTGAGGAGATTGAAATGTCACTAAACCCCAATTTACCAGCCAAGGACAAGCAGTAG
- the LOC136230213 gene encoding probable plastidic glucose transporter 1 isoform X6: MLVATVFSYPVRPPVVLSSFRKPKLDPYRLCFSYRPLKLKVSAAKEPLPGELQTSLPVSDGGKSFQEENKDESVDFGWLPAFPHVLLASMSNFLFGYHIGVMNGPIVSVARELGFEGDPILEGLVVSIFIAGAFIGSISCGSLVDKLGCRRTFQVDTIPLILGAFISAQAHSLSEIFLILQLLTQPLFCNSAQAHSLSEILLGRFLVGLGIGVNTVLLPIYISEVAPTKYRGSLGTLNSTGTCLGIIASLFLGIPSETDPHWWRTILYIAAVPAFALSLGMQFSVESPRWLCKVGRLDDAKEVICKIWGPSEVERAMENFQSVIKDDGSDAGSRWLELLEEPHSRVAFVGGSLYLLQQFAGINGILYFSSLTFKDVGVASGALASLFVGLTNFAGSLCASYLMDKEGRKKLLVSSYLGMAVSMLVAACAISFPVDEDLSHNLSVIGILMYIFTFAIGAGPVTGIIIPELSSSKMRAKIMGFSLSVHWVCNFLVGLFFLNLIEIFGVAPVYSGFGSVSVLAAIFAYYFIVETRGRSLEEIEMSLNPNLPAKDKQ; encoded by the exons ATGCTCGTCGCCACCGTATTTTCTTACCCGGTCCGTCCTCCGGTTGTTCTTTCTTCTTTCCGGAAGCCTAAACTTGATCCTTATCGTTTATGCTTCTCGTATCGTCCTTTGAAGCTTAAAGTTTCGGCGGCAAAAGAGCCTCTGCCGGGGGAGCTACAGACTTCGCTACCAG TTTCAGATGGAGGGAAATCTTTTCAAGAAGAAAACAAGGATGAGAGTGTTGATTTCGGATGGCTACCTGCTTTTCCGCACGTTTTATTAGCTTCTATGTCAAACTTTCTCTTTGGTTATCACATTGG AGTGATGAATGGCCCTATTGTTTCTGTTGCACGAGAGCTGGGTTTTGAAGGAGACCCTATCCTTGAAGGACTAGTTGTCAGCATATTTATAGCAGGGGCATTTATTGGGAGCATAAGCTGTGGTTCTCTCGTTGATAAGCTTGGATGTCGGCGTACATTTCAGGTTGACACAATACCATTAATTCTAGGTGCATTTATAAG TGCACAAGCCCACTCCTTAAGTGAAATATTTTTGATTCTGCAGCTTTTAACTCAACCCCTATTTTGTAATAGTGCACAAGCCCACTCCTTAAGTGAAATACTTTTGGGAAGATTTCTTGTTGGCCTTGGAATTGGTGTGAACACAGTTCTTCTTCCGATTTATATTTCAGAG GTCGCTCCAACTAAATATAGAGGTTCATTAGGAACCTTGAATTCAACTGGGACATGCCTTGGGATCATTGCATCATTGTTCCTTGGAATTCCCTCTGAAACTGATCCACACTG GTGGAGAACGATACTCTATATTGCAGCAGTTCCTGCATTTGCTCTTTCACTGGGTATGCAGTTCTCTGTGGAGAGTCCGCGCTGGCTTTGTAAA gtGGGGCGATTAGATGATGCTAAAGAGGTTATTTGTAAAATTTGGGGACCATCTGAAGTGGAAAGAGCAATGGAAAATTTCCAATCTGTAATCAAGGATGATGGTAGTGATGCTGGCAGTAGGTGGTTGGAACTCCTGGAGGAACCCCACTCTAGAG TTGCTTTTGTTGGGGGTTCCCTTTATCTACTACAACAATTTGCTGGCATAAATGGAATCCTTTATTTTTCATCATTGACTTTTAAAGATGTTGGTGTAGCAAGTGGTGCTTTGGCAAGCTTATTTGTTGGGCTTACCAACTTTGCAG GATCTCTTTGTGCTTCATACTTGATGGACAAGGAAGGGCGAAAAAAGCTCTTAGTTAGCAGTTATTTAGGAATG GCTGTATCAATGCTGGTTGCAGCGTGTGCAATCAGTTTTCCAGTAGATGAAGATCTCAGTCACAACTTATCAGTAATTGGAATTCTCAT GTACATCTTTACCTTTGCAATTGGAGCTGGTCCAGTAACTGGTATTATCATACCGGAACTTAGCAGTTCAAAGATGCGAGCAAAGATCATGGGATTCAGTCTATCAGTTCATTGG GTTTGCAATTTCTTGGTGGGTCTGTTCTTTCTGAACCTGATAGAGATTTTTGGAGTTGCTCCAGTGTATAGTGGCTTTGGGAGTGTATCGGTGTTAGCTGCTATATTTGCTTATTATTTTATAGTTGAAACTAGAGGACGCTCCCTTGAGGAGATTGAAATGTCACTAAACCCCAATTTACCAGCCAAGGACAAGCAGTAG
- the LOC136230213 gene encoding probable plastidic glucose transporter 1 isoform X10, with translation MLVATVFSYPVRPPVVLSSFRKPKLDPYRLCFSYRPLKLKVSAAKEPLPGELQTSLPVSDGGKSFQEENKDESVDFGWLPAFPHVLLASMSNFLFGYHIGVMNGPIVSVARELGFEGDPILEGLVVSIFIAGAFIGSISCGSLVDKLGCRRTFQVDTIPLILGAFISAQAHSLSEIFLILQLLTQPLFCNSAQAHSLSEILLGRFLVGLGIGVNTVLLPIYISEVAPTKYRGSLGTLNSTGTCLGIIASLFLGIPSETDPHWWRTILYIAAVPAFALSLGMQFSVESPRWLCKVGRLDDAKEVICKIWGPSEVERAMENFQSVIKDDGSDAGSRWLELLEEPHSRVAFVGGSLYLLQQFAGINGILYFSSLTFKDVGVASGALASLFVGLTNFAGSLCASYLMDKEGRKKLLVSSYLGMAVSMLVAACAISFPVDEDLSHNLSVIGILITWLHGHAIIETQIL, from the exons ATGCTCGTCGCCACCGTATTTTCTTACCCGGTCCGTCCTCCGGTTGTTCTTTCTTCTTTCCGGAAGCCTAAACTTGATCCTTATCGTTTATGCTTCTCGTATCGTCCTTTGAAGCTTAAAGTTTCGGCGGCAAAAGAGCCTCTGCCGGGGGAGCTACAGACTTCGCTACCAG TTTCAGATGGAGGGAAATCTTTTCAAGAAGAAAACAAGGATGAGAGTGTTGATTTCGGATGGCTACCTGCTTTTCCGCACGTTTTATTAGCTTCTATGTCAAACTTTCTCTTTGGTTATCACATTGG AGTGATGAATGGCCCTATTGTTTCTGTTGCACGAGAGCTGGGTTTTGAAGGAGACCCTATCCTTGAAGGACTAGTTGTCAGCATATTTATAGCAGGGGCATTTATTGGGAGCATAAGCTGTGGTTCTCTCGTTGATAAGCTTGGATGTCGGCGTACATTTCAGGTTGACACAATACCATTAATTCTAGGTGCATTTATAAG TGCACAAGCCCACTCCTTAAGTGAAATATTTTTGATTCTGCAGCTTTTAACTCAACCCCTATTTTGTAATAGTGCACAAGCCCACTCCTTAAGTGAAATACTTTTGGGAAGATTTCTTGTTGGCCTTGGAATTGGTGTGAACACAGTTCTTCTTCCGATTTATATTTCAGAG GTCGCTCCAACTAAATATAGAGGTTCATTAGGAACCTTGAATTCAACTGGGACATGCCTTGGGATCATTGCATCATTGTTCCTTGGAATTCCCTCTGAAACTGATCCACACTG GTGGAGAACGATACTCTATATTGCAGCAGTTCCTGCATTTGCTCTTTCACTGGGTATGCAGTTCTCTGTGGAGAGTCCGCGCTGGCTTTGTAAA gtGGGGCGATTAGATGATGCTAAAGAGGTTATTTGTAAAATTTGGGGACCATCTGAAGTGGAAAGAGCAATGGAAAATTTCCAATCTGTAATCAAGGATGATGGTAGTGATGCTGGCAGTAGGTGGTTGGAACTCCTGGAGGAACCCCACTCTAGAG TTGCTTTTGTTGGGGGTTCCCTTTATCTACTACAACAATTTGCTGGCATAAATGGAATCCTTTATTTTTCATCATTGACTTTTAAAGATGTTGGTGTAGCAAGTGGTGCTTTGGCAAGCTTATTTGTTGGGCTTACCAACTTTGCAG GATCTCTTTGTGCTTCATACTTGATGGACAAGGAAGGGCGAAAAAAGCTCTTAGTTAGCAGTTATTTAGGAATG GCTGTATCAATGCTGGTTGCAGCGTGTGCAATCAGTTTTCCAGTAGATGAAGATCTCAGTCACAACTTATCAGTAATTGGAATTCTCAT AACATGGTTACATGGGCATGCCATTATTGAGACTCAGATACTTTGA
- the LOC136230213 gene encoding probable plastidic glucose transporter 1 isoform X3 — translation MLVATVFSYPVRPPVVLSSFRKPKLDPYRLCFSYRPLKLKVSAAKEPLPGELQTSLPDGGKSFQEENKDESVDFGWLPAFPHVLLASMSNFLFGYHIGVMNGPIVSVARELGFEGDPILEGLVVSIFIAGAFIGSISCGSLVDKLGCRRTFQVDTIPLILGAFISAQAHSLSEIFLILQLLTQPLFCNSAQAHSLSEILLGRFLVGLGIGVNTVLLPIYISEVAPTKYRGSLGTLNSTGTCLGIIASLFLGIPSETDPHWWRTILYIAAVPAFALSLGMQFSVESPRWLCKVGRLDDAKEVICKIWGPSEVERAMENFQSVIKDDGSDAGSRWLELLEEPHSRVAFVGGSLYLLQQFAGINGILYFSSLTFKDVGVASGALASLFVGLTNFAGSLCASYLMDKEGRKKLLVSSYLGMAVSMLVAACAISFPVDEDLSHNLSVIGILIRYHVASKIITTDVEFLHTKKLSRGLREHGYMGMPLLRLRYFDWIGTSVDLQWWCWFFLHHNMDLDIQVCNFLVGLFFLNLIEIFGVAPVYSGFGSVSVLAAIFAYYFIVETRGRSLEEIEMSLNPNLPAKDKQ, via the exons ATGCTCGTCGCCACCGTATTTTCTTACCCGGTCCGTCCTCCGGTTGTTCTTTCTTCTTTCCGGAAGCCTAAACTTGATCCTTATCGTTTATGCTTCTCGTATCGTCCTTTGAAGCTTAAAGTTTCGGCGGCAAAAGAGCCTCTGCCGGGGGAGCTACAGACTTCGCTACCAG ATGGAGGGAAATCTTTTCAAGAAGAAAACAAGGATGAGAGTGTTGATTTCGGATGGCTACCTGCTTTTCCGCACGTTTTATTAGCTTCTATGTCAAACTTTCTCTTTGGTTATCACATTGG AGTGATGAATGGCCCTATTGTTTCTGTTGCACGAGAGCTGGGTTTTGAAGGAGACCCTATCCTTGAAGGACTAGTTGTCAGCATATTTATAGCAGGGGCATTTATTGGGAGCATAAGCTGTGGTTCTCTCGTTGATAAGCTTGGATGTCGGCGTACATTTCAGGTTGACACAATACCATTAATTCTAGGTGCATTTATAAG TGCACAAGCCCACTCCTTAAGTGAAATATTTTTGATTCTGCAGCTTTTAACTCAACCCCTATTTTGTAATAGTGCACAAGCCCACTCCTTAAGTGAAATACTTTTGGGAAGATTTCTTGTTGGCCTTGGAATTGGTGTGAACACAGTTCTTCTTCCGATTTATATTTCAGAG GTCGCTCCAACTAAATATAGAGGTTCATTAGGAACCTTGAATTCAACTGGGACATGCCTTGGGATCATTGCATCATTGTTCCTTGGAATTCCCTCTGAAACTGATCCACACTG GTGGAGAACGATACTCTATATTGCAGCAGTTCCTGCATTTGCTCTTTCACTGGGTATGCAGTTCTCTGTGGAGAGTCCGCGCTGGCTTTGTAAA gtGGGGCGATTAGATGATGCTAAAGAGGTTATTTGTAAAATTTGGGGACCATCTGAAGTGGAAAGAGCAATGGAAAATTTCCAATCTGTAATCAAGGATGATGGTAGTGATGCTGGCAGTAGGTGGTTGGAACTCCTGGAGGAACCCCACTCTAGAG TTGCTTTTGTTGGGGGTTCCCTTTATCTACTACAACAATTTGCTGGCATAAATGGAATCCTTTATTTTTCATCATTGACTTTTAAAGATGTTGGTGTAGCAAGTGGTGCTTTGGCAAGCTTATTTGTTGGGCTTACCAACTTTGCAG GATCTCTTTGTGCTTCATACTTGATGGACAAGGAAGGGCGAAAAAAGCTCTTAGTTAGCAGTTATTTAGGAATG GCTGTATCAATGCTGGTTGCAGCGTGTGCAATCAGTTTTCCAGTAGATGAAGATCTCAGTCACAACTTATCAGTAATTGGAATTCTCAT AAGGTACCATGTGGCATCCAAAATCATTACCACTGATGTCGAATTTCTACATACGAAAAAGCTCTCACGAGGCCTAAGAG AACATGGTTACATGGGCATGCCATTATTGAGACTCAGATACTTTGACTGGATTGGTACATCGGTTGATCTTCAATGGTGGTGTTGGTTTTTTCTTCATCATAATATGGATTTGGACATACAG GTTTGCAATTTCTTGGTGGGTCTGTTCTTTCTGAACCTGATAGAGATTTTTGGAGTTGCTCCAGTGTATAGTGGCTTTGGGAGTGTATCGGTGTTAGCTGCTATATTTGCTTATTATTTTATAGTTGAAACTAGAGGACGCTCCCTTGAGGAGATTGAAATGTCACTAAACCCCAATTTACCAGCCAAGGACAAGCAGTAG